Proteins encoded in a region of the Raphanus sativus cultivar WK10039 chromosome 8, ASM80110v3, whole genome shotgun sequence genome:
- the LOC108820995 gene encoding wall-associated receptor kinase-like 9, giving the protein MQKKRNMRCALLLMTHLALLLVLILASENLTASRSSCPSHCGNILIPYPFGIGKGCYLNEWFAIQCNNSTSGELVPYLPIINKEVVKISLPDANTLFKTTESYGSLRVKTNITSMGCSNSSDETKFGEPLNFTGTSFTISRFNTFQAIGCNYKATLTHIEPTVVGCISTCEPRKIGDHTSCRGNKCCQVDPPSEIGQVVGINMEEISSNVTRKRGCRVAFLTDETQDPLAYREAKVTDPKWFYDRQYAILQLRWAIPMTNLSFINSMGCKMGYSSSSVSPCICMNNTNNQISSVGCACHKGYTGNPYILGGCKDIDECQLDKGNYENCRQQGGTCVNTQGSYQCVFKKYKTMPVTMGLCVGFGVLMMVFAVAFFLCKFIKKQRKVIGKRKLLRRNGGLLLKQQLTSTEGSIEKTRVFTSKELKKATENFSSTRVLGKGGHGTVYKGMLVDGRIVAVKKSIVVDQDKVGEFINEVVILSQINHRNIVKLIGCCLETEVPLLVYEFVSNGNVFEHLHGEIDESAMTTWEMRLRIVIDIARALSYLHSSASSPIFHRDVKSTNIMLDEKYQVKVSDFGTSRWVTDGHTHLTTVVSGTAGYVDPEYFLTSQFTNKSDVYSFGVVLVELITGEKPISFVRFLKSRTLAAYFILAMEENRVVDIIDPQIRDDCKLEQVMAAAQLARRCLNLTGKDRPSMREVSMELERIRSPTKDLQSNVYIVKNKAEEADVGVESCNKVDVSAPEEFQYNVDTTSTLDAEPLFLRRTW; this is encoded by the exons atgcagaagaaaagaaacatgaGGTGTGCACTACTACTCATGACTCATCTCGCGCTACTACTTGTCTTGATTCTTGCTTCAGAAAATCTCACCGCTTCGAGATCTTCTTGTCCAAGCCACTGTGGAAACATCTTGATACCATATCCTTTTGGGATCGGAAAGGGTTGCTACCTCAACGAATGGTTTGCAATTCAATGCAACAATTCCACTTCTGGAGAGCTTGTCCCCTATCTACCAATTATTAACAAAGAAGTTGTGAAAATCTCTCTACCGGATGCAAATACTCTTTTCAAAACAACCGAGTCATATGGGTCACTACGCGTCAAAACCAACATAACGTCCATGGGATGTTCCAACAGCAGCGATGAAACAAAGTTTGGTGAGCCTTTGAATTTTACTGGCACCTCGTTTACCATTAGCCGTTTCAACACCTTCCAAGCTATTGGCTGCAACTACAAGGCCACCTTGACACATATTGAACCCACAGTGGTGGGATGCATCTCAACTTGTGAACCAAGAAAGATAGGAGATCATACAAGCTGCCGTGGTAACAAATGCTGCCAAGTAGACCCACCTAGTGAGATCGGGCAGGTGGTCGGTATCAACATGGAGGAAATCTCTAGTAACGTAACAAGAAAGAGAGGGTGTCGAGTAGCCTTCTTAACTGACGAAACTCAAGACCCACTAGCGTACCGTGAGGCCAAAGTAACTGATCCAAAATGGTTTTATGATAGGCAATATGCTATACTACAACTACGGTGGGCCATTCCGATGACTAATCTCTCGTTTATTAACTCCATGGGATGCAAAATGGGCTACTCCAGCTCTAGCGTTAGTCCTTGCATATGCATGAATAATACAAACAATCAGATCAGCAGCGTAGGTTGTGCATGCCACAAGGGTTACACAGGCAACCCATATATTTTGGGTGGATGTAAAG ATATTGATGAGTGCCAACTCGACAAGGGTAATTATGAAAATTGTAGGCAACAAGGAGGCACTTGTGTGAATACTCAAGGAAGCTACCAGTGCGTATTCAAGAAGTACAAGACTATGCCAGTTACTATGG GACTATGTGTGGGTTTTGGTGTGCTGATGATGGTTTTCGCTGTAGCTTTTTTCTTATGCAAATTTATCAAAAAGCAAAGGAAGGTCATTGGCAAAAGAAAGTTGTTAAGACGTAATGGAGGGTTATTGTTGAAACAACAGTTGACTTCAACAGAAGGCAGCATCGAGAAGACTAGAGTATTCACCTCGAAAGAGCTAAAGAAAGCAACTGAAAACTTCAGTTCAACTAGGGTGCTTGGAAAAGGTGGCCATGGTACCGTGTATAAAGGAATGCTTGtagatggtagaattgtcgcTGTGAAAAAATCTATCGTTGTGGATCAAGACAAGGTGGGAGAGTTTATTAACGAGGTTGTCATCCTATCGCAGATTAATCACAGAAACATCGTGAAACTCATTGGTTGTTGCCTTGAGACTGAAGTGCCTCTTCTAGTCTATGAGTTTGTTTCTAATGGTAATGTTTTTGAGCATCTGCATGGTGAGATTGATGAGTCCGCAATGACTACTTGGGAGATGCGTTTGCGTATTGTCATAGATATTGCTCGAGCACTTTCATACCTCCACTCATCAGCCTCATCTCCAATTTTTCATAGAGATGTCAAATCTACAAACATAATGTTGGATGAAAAGTACCAAGTTAAAGTGTCTGACTTCGGCACTTCAAGATGGGTGACTGATGGTCATACCCATCTAACAACTGTAGTTTCAGGTACAGCTGGATATGTGGATCCGGAGTACTTCCTGACTAGCCAATTCACCAACAAAAGTGATGTGTATAGCTTTGGGGTGGTGCTAGTGGAACTCATCACCGGAGAAAAGCCCATATCCTTTGTCCGGTTTCTAAAAAGCAGAACATTGGCAGCTTATTTCATTCTTGCAATGGAAGAGAATCGTGTTGTCGACATTATTGACCCTCAAATCAGGGATGATTGCAAGCTAGAGCAAGTCATGGCGGCAGCACAACTTGCAAGGAGGTGTCTGAATCTTACTGGAAAGGATCGACCGAGCATGAGAGAAGTCTCGATGGAGTTAGAGAGAATTCGATCACCAACTAAAGATCTACAGTCAAATGTTTATATTGTCAAAAATAAGGCAGAGGAAGCAGATGTTGGTGTGGAATCATGCAACAAAGTGGATGTTAGTGCTCCTGAGGAGTTTCAATACAACGTTGATACAACTTCAACGTTAGATGCTGAGCCGTTATTTCTTCGTCGAACATGGTGA